Proteins co-encoded in one Tursiops truncatus isolate mTurTru1 chromosome 17, mTurTru1.mat.Y, whole genome shotgun sequence genomic window:
- the LYPLA1 gene encoding acyl-protein thioesterase 1 isoform X2, with amino-acid sequence MPVTLNMNMVMPSWFDIIGLSPDSQEDETGIKQAAESVKALIDQEVKNGIPSHRIILGGFSQGGALSLYTALTTQQKLAGVTALSCWLPLRASFPQGPISGVNRDISILQCHGDSDPLVPLMFGSLTAERLKTLVNPTNVTFKTYGGMTHSSCQQEMMDVKQFIDKLLPPID; translated from the exons ATGCCTGTAACATTAAATATGAACATGGTCATGCCTTCTTG GTTTGACATCATTGGGCTTTCACCAGATTCACAGGAAGATGAAACTGGAATTAAACAGGCAGCAGAAAGTG taAAAGCTTTGATAGACCAAGAGGTGAAGAATGGCATTCCTTCTCACAGAATTATTTTGGGAGGATTTTCTCAG GGAGGAGCTTTGTCTCTGTACACGGCACTGACCACACAGCAGAAGCTGGCTGGCGTCACCGCTCTCAGCTGTTGGCTGCCCCTGCGGGCTTCCTTTCCACAG GGTCCTATCAGTGGCGTGAATAGAGACATTTCTATTCTTCAGTGCCATGGAGATTCGGATCCTTTAGTTCCCCTAATGTTTGGTTCTCTTACTGCTGAAAGGCTAAAGACATTGGTAAATCCAACCAATGTAACCTTCAAAACCTATGGAGGCATGACGCACAGTTCATGTCAACAG GAAATGATGGATGTCAAGCAGTTCATTGATAAACTCCTACCTCCTATTGATTGA